A segment of the Biomphalaria glabrata chromosome 18, xgBioGlab47.1, whole genome shotgun sequence genome:
ACTCTGGTacacaggatggctgcctgttcgtgcggtttgcgcgctggactgtcgttcagatttatcgatggtctctggttcaaaccctgcccgctcccatcccccgtcgtcctgcgggaggtttggactaggaagtaaactatcttcaactctgaaggaacatccgagacatgtacaacattttacaaacaacatttagtaaacattttttcccCCACTTTCCGCACTCAACTCAAGTTAAAACATTGCACGATTGTTTTactgttcctaacaaaacattgcaCGATTGTTTTactgttcctaacaaaacattgcaCGATTGTTTTactgttcctaacaaaacattgcaCGATTGTTTTactgttcctaacaaaacattgcaCGATTGTTTTactgttcctaacaaaacattgcaCGATTGTTTTactgttcctaacaaaacattgcaCGATTGTTTTactgttcctaacaaaacattgcaCGATTGTTTTactgttcctaacaaaacattgcaCGATTGTTTTactgttcctaacaaaacattgcaCGATTGTTTACTGTCCCTAACAAAATATTGCACGATTGTTTactgtccctaacaaaacattgcaCGATTGTTTactgtccctaacaaaacattgcaCGATTGTTTactgtccctaacaaaacatagcacagtacattaaaaatatgtgggaattaattgatttattttgatATCGATAAATGGAAATAGatcttataatattaatatatagctATAAATATACAGCTCTTCTCTTTACATAAGCTTCGTCtgtttataaagtattttaaagtattttgattGTCAAATATCAGTTTTATTAGCCAGATaccactttatttttattttttttttgtattgcaaagtagATCGTAAGTTGACGTTGCATTGGCTTTTGACCAAGTCTTAAAAGTATTGCTATTGATAAATTATACATGCTTAAATTTGTTGATTTGGTCTTATAATTACTGTTTGataactttatatttttagCTTCTTGACTCAAGTCTCAAAAGTCATGATATTATTTATTAAGTTGTAAATATTTGAGATCGTTAATCATGTCTTCAAAGTACTGTTATTGATAAGTTGTCAATACTTGAGATTTCTCAATCAGGTCTTGAAAGTAGTTATTGAAAAGTTTAGATGAGTTAgttttgttactaatattttaaTTACTGTTGGCACAGCTCAGAGATCAATAATCAACAAAGATAGGTTCGACGTCAACGGCACTTTCTTCCTGGAGTGTGACATGGACAAATTTAACGTCTTCTCAAAACATCGTTCGATTGTGGAACTGGCCATAGAGAGGAAGCTATTTGGTCAGTTTCACTACGAACTAATGGCCAAATCAATTCTATTTCCAACCAGTGTGTCCGAGCAGAAACAGcaggtatatttttttatttatattctggGACTTTTAGattcgggatcttttggcgcctctgagtccacccaactctaaggggtacctgacattagttggggaaaagtaaaggcagttggtcgttgtgctggccacatgacaccctcgttaaccgttgaccacagaaacagatgaccttatcaactgatcgcaaggtctgaaaagggaactttactttactatttcCTATGGCACAGTGTGGAGGGTAGGGGGAAATAACTGATAACGTCCATCGAATTCACGGATAAAAAGTATATGGTAGAGAGCGGTAGCGTTATTTATCGGGCCGCGCCATTTACacgtaaaaataatatttagtttttaatggAAAGGGGGCTACCAATTGACAAGTACCATTAATTTTTTGGGAGGGCGTTTAAAAAGCGGGCCGTTCCAATTAAACGTATCAAGTACTAGAATGTACTGGCCAAAAAGGGGTtttgggttagggtttgggttatagatagatagatagatagatagatagatagatggatagatagatagttagatagatagatagatggatagataaatagatagatagataaatagataaatagatagatagatagatagatagatagatagatagatagataaatagatagatagatagatagatagatagatagatagatagatagatagatagatagatagatagatagatggatggatggatagatagatagatagatagatagatagataaatagatagatagatagatagataaatagatagatagataaatagatagatagatagatagatagatagataagatagatagatagatagatagatagatagatagatagatagatagatagatagatagatagaaaacacaactctgcatGAGACGCAATTGGAGCTTACGTCCCCATCGCCTTTTACCTACACATTTCCTAACAAAGAACAGGTAAAATTTCAATACTTGTAATAGGCAAGTTcggcaaaggggggggggggggtagttttttttttcttcatttttttgttgttgttgttgacccCTTCAgttcctttatttctctctataaAAATGTCCATATTATAATCCTGTTTTATCGCATTTCAACAAAGTATATTCCTAGTGGACGTCAATGGAACGTTGAATTTTACGGGATATGGGATAGAGACAACTTTGACACCATCAAAGTAACAATAGACGTCCGTGATGCCAGCTGTGAGGATGTCGGTGAATACAGGTGTTACTACCTTCACAGCGAAAGTCTAGACTTCTACCACACGAAGGAATTCCCTCTGACATTGAACCGTAATAGCTACTAATTAACTTTATTAGATAGAATTGTATGTACTAATCTTATATACATAGCAAACAGTAAGGCGTattatgtatacatacatacatacacgcataaatgcatacatacatgcatgcataaataaatggatacatacatacatacacacataaatacatgcatgcatgcatggatatatacatacacacatacaaatatacatataaacattcatacaaacatacatacatgcatatataCACTTACATATGTATCtacataaaagtaaagtaaagttcctttttcagaccttgcgatctataagggcagataatgtaaagatcatctgttttatGGTAAATAAGGATGTCATGTCATATACctagatacatacatatatgtctacatacatacatgtttACCCACGTACATTTATAcagcttcttatcttatcttgtataatacagacgttacttcaaaaaagaagatgattacgtcctacgcgtcatgcatttagtcatgcatattaaccaatgacttaaattctgccaagtcactggttttcctggctagctcaggcaacccattccatgctctaatagccctagggaagaaggagtatttgtacaaatttgtcctagcatattggacgaggaatgtgcctttatctttgtgtctttcagagtattttatcaaattttgtttttgtatttgaagatttatcagtgttttatgtataattgctactttacttttgagtcttctgtcctgaaggctttctaaatttagtgattttactaaaggtgttgctctggttaagtgtgaatattcgtatgttatgaatctcactgctctattttgtgtctgttccagtttcttaatgttttcttcagttgaggggtcccaaacggaggatgcatattctattattggcctaaccaaggttaaataacattctaGTTATACATATATAGGAAGAGCTACAtagataaatacatattttgtaACTAGACATACGGTTGGGAATCGAAACACTGCATATAATCACACTGCgtaaaaactttaaaagtcCTTGCCACTCCGGTCGCCTGGCACCCTCGGTacaccttatcttatcttacatattaCAGACGTCACTTTAAGAAAGAAGACAAATACGTCTTATCCATTTCATGCGtaaatctagttatgcatgacttaaactctgctaagtctttggtttttttGGTTGGTTCAGACAACACATTCCGTTccctaatggcactagggaagaaggagcacttgtaatgatatgtcctagcatatgaaataagaaatgtgcctatatctgtgtgtctttctaagtatttcattaggttttgtttttctatttgtaaataatggttcagtgttttatgtattttatctACTATACACAACTCTTCTAGGCCTATCAGACAAGTTAAGAAAATGATAAGATAAAACCTAAAGAGATAATAGTTTTATTCCAAATGTTGATTTATTCAATCGTTGGATTCTCACAGAGCCTATAACCAATCACATTATTACTCTTGAACCACGCAATTCTAACAATACAAATGTGAATTCGGCAATTTTCGAAGTGGGACGCAACGTCAAATTGAGCTGCTCTTTCGAAGTAAGTCTTCTCTTATATAAGCAAACCTTTATTCAAACCCACTCCACTTGTCTGTCTTGGTGGAAGCTTTAACTAGCTATTTCTCCCcgttcttggatcaagttgaaaccatTAACTATAAACAATTATAAACGTATGAATCAACAACAAAACTTTACCGTTTTGTTTGTGgtctaaaagtaaagttctcctttcagactttgtgatctatagggcaaataaTGTGAGGCCATCTATTTCTGTGATctacggctaacgagggtgtaatgtgtccagcacaacgactaaccattttttacttttccccaactaatgtcaggttcccattagagcttAGAGGATTCAGATGTGCCAAAAgagtcagaaattaaaaatcacagtcatcaccaggattcgaacccagtacCCCGGTTCGctatccaagcgctttaccgttcagccactGCACGTCTTAATCATTATAGTcataatttttaatttctttttttttttcaaaattgaaaaaaagtttatggGAAAAAAGCCTTGTTTGGAGAATTAGGTCGTTGGCTAAAGGTGTTAAAgattttaaatcttaaatatttgttaaaaaacttTCCATAATGCAGACCCGAAATCTAGAGTTCGAATCCATTCTCAAGGAGCTTTGATTTcgaaaagctttttcaaagggCAGTACGATAGTCTTGTCTCCGATACCCAGCTCACTCCCCTGGTACACAAAAATGTTTAGACCATGGCGTAATAATCATGCTAAAGGAGTTAGATTTATTAGCAATTCTAATCAATTTAAGgtgtgttttttaatgtttttttttttacatttgacttgttttaaaaattgaaatacgCAGTTTTATAAAACTTCGATCTCTGCTGCTTGTTAAATACTCTCACTCAGTCTCGCGATTTcgtttctttatttctattcTGCCTTCATTAAACATTCGACAAATTCAACCAACTGTTACACATTGTTACAACAGTATTGTGTGGTGACATATTCTGATCTGTACTAAAGATACAAAAGCAATTTCAGTTGTTTGCCTGGGGATTCTTGTCCAGGTGAAGAACTGAATTCTACATTAGGAAATACTTTAATTGAATACTTCAAGTAGAAGTTATAAAACAAGctaaatatatacatactatttattgattcttgttttgttaggtacaataaatattttttaaggtttcaacttgGTCTGAAATAAGATGTGCAATTAAGTGAGAGGACAAAACCAGACATgtttagccatatctgttaaTAATGAAAGAATAACTTCCCTTGTTGATACttagcaaattaattaattacctgtAGCtcattaaataatgtttttttttcttattgagtcatgttttgataaataaaatttaaaaaatcctgcTGATTAGAATTTGTACAATACAGATATATATGgtgatatctatctatctatctatctatatatatatatatatatatatatatatgtatctatgtatctatgtatgtatgtatctatctatctatatatatattaagtagTTAATTTTTTACGATTTGTCAGAATTTCTTTACACAATTCACTTCAGCTAGGGCCAGCCCTGGATTATATAATCAATCAGTggtaataaatgttttgttttatgttgaaAAGGGGACATAGCCTTGCATAATTGAAAGATATGGCAACGATCGAAAGGTGCTCTCCCTTGGCTCAGTAAATCCATTTctctcattattatttttattttttttacttttgcttaTTTTATCTTTAAAGATATTGTAACTGAAATACAACTCTATTCAGGGCGCACCGATGATAGTCAGTGACTGGTCGTTTATTAAGTACTCTTCGGGACCACAGAAGAATGCCATCCTCTCATTGCCGGCAGTCGCTGTAGCCACGTACGACGGGTGCATCAGGTATGCGTACAGGAACAAGCTGATCTTCTCTGTCTCGCCCTTCTTCTACGGCGTCAGGTACACGTGCTCTGTGTTTTATGAGAGCAGAGTTCTGAGCTATGCAGACTTCATCATATACGCCACGACATTCGGTGAGCACACACAGTTTACATGTATCTTTCTTCTGATCTTCTTGtgtatctctctttctacttatcttcttatgtatctctctttcttctgaTCTTCTtgtgtatctctctttcttcttatcttcttgtgtatctctctttctactTATCTTCCaatgtatctctctttcttctgaTCTTCTtatgtatctctctttctactTATCTTCTTATGTATCTCTTTCTTCTGATCTTCTTGtgtatctctctttctactTATCTTCTtgtgtatctctctttcttctgaTCTTCTTGtgtatctctctttctactTATCTTCCtatgtatctctctttctactTATCTTCTtgtgtatctctctttcttctgaTCTTCTTATGTATCTTTCTTTCTACTTATCTTCTTATGTATCTCTTTCTTCTGATCTTCTTGtgtatctctctttctactTATCTTCTTGTGTATCTCTCTTTTATCTGATCTTCTTGtgtatctctctttctacttatcttcttatgtatctctctttcttctgaTCTTCTTGTGTATCCCTCTTTCTACTTATCTTCTtatgtatctctctttcttctgaTCTTCTTgtgtatctctctttctatttatctatttatgtatctctctttcttcttatcttcttatgtatctctctttctacttatcttcttatgtatctctctttcttcttatcttcttatgtatctctctttcttcttatcttcttatgtatctctctttctacttatcttcttatgtatctctctttcttcttatcttcttatgtatctctctttcttcttatcttcttatgtatctctctttctactTATCTTCTTATGTATCTCTATTTCATCTTATAAAACTATTTGCTTCCGTTAAATGTGTGGCAGAGATGATACGTGTAAACATTAGAAGTTATCCCCCTTTCAAaggccgctaaaaaaatgtACTACAAACATAGGAGCTGTGACTCAGCCGCGCTTAAAAGTGAATACAAAGTGTATCGTTATATCCTTTACTCTGTAGGCCTACACTTGACGAACCAAAATAGCTTGATAGTTATATTTTTGTCCGCTATATATGCgaatcttcttctttatatgCAAATCTTATCTCTTATTTATGCAAATCTCTTATATATGCTTTCATTTGGGGCTTTCAAGATAGTGGACGCTTTGCAAATGAGccgtagccccccccccccccccccaaagaagaTCACATTATCAAACAGGTCACCAAGCCCAGCCACTTCTAGAAGACACGCTTTTAAAGCCTGATGGTAACGTGCCTTGAGCACAAGCTTATTAACTGCTACATCAGGGCTCAATGAGTTGTCATAGCCACTGTCCTGTGCCAAGGGGAAGAGCCCCTATCGTCATGCGCCTCTGGGGATGTATGtaattaaaatcaataaattattaaaatagtttagttaTGTTACGCTAGGTCTAGGAAGGTTTCTAACGACACCATAGACCAGTGCGCATCACAGATCGGGAGAAAGAACACACAGAGGAAGCATACATTAGAGAAATTAATCTTTTTGGTTAAGATGACAAAAATGTATAATGCAATAAAAGATAAATGGGGGAGTGGTTACAAAGGTGCGGAGTATAATTATACATTCTAAAGTAACATATCAATAAGTCAAAAAATAAATGAGATGATTAAATTATCATACCTACTGCTGATGGTACAAATATGTGTGCCCTATTATTCATAAACTTAGCTCTATTAATCTTGCATTCAGTTGAAGTCCTGCCTTGTTGCTCTAGACTGTTCAAGTCCTTTAGCCTTGTGCTCCAGCTGAAAACTCCAGTTGAGATTTGAATGACCTGGCCACTGATGTGTGTCCTCGAAGTGTGAGGGACGCAAGGGTGGCGGGCAAAATCAACGATAAATAGGCAGGCTGCGGGGGCTGAGAATTGAGCTGAGATGGCAAAGGCTCCTTCATCCAGTCATGGAGTCAAGGATGGATTCATTCGCAGGAATGCGTAAGGATCAATAACAGAGACATGTGCACAAGTAGGTTAACGGGATTTCAGATCCAGTAACAGATTAACAGGGTCTAGTCACAGGATAACAGGAAAATAGGAATTCTGGTGCcggaaaaaaaacataaacaagcaGGAACAGACAGGAACAAGAATTTGGATCCCGCAGCAGAAACCAGATGTCTCTAGCCGCAATCAGGCTGAAATAAAAACACCGAGCTAAGTACATTGATTGTTTTAAAGAGCAGTATGTTCTCCTTGTGCATAGTGGTCAATCAGAAAATAAACGTGAGGTCTATTGACACTTACACACAACGCAGGTCAAAGAGATAAGATCAGTGCAAGGGGAATGATCGTAATacaaaaaatggggggggggggaagctaaACTTAAACAAGAACAACGGACAGTGGTCAGCGACTATAACAACATTGTTTACATACATACGGACGTCAGCCATAAACGATGGATGAGACTGAAAGGTAGAGAGTGCCCGTTGAAGGGGCGCAATTCTTTGTTTAAGCAAAAATAgacaaagggagataaatcattatttttttctgagcGCAGTACGAATGTGTTTAAAGACCATCAAATCGATCAGCCgatagaaaagaaataaacatgtacatacatacacaagCTTGCTTCAATGGCCAATGGAGCCAGATAGAAACAATAATGCCCACTGTCTTTGTATTACAGAACCAAGTGATTCGGTTCCTTtagattgaaaataataaaaactgcCTTGCTGTTTGagaactaaatatattttcggtaattctgcaggatttcaaggggcagccatctttgtaatattttgttattgtttatgttccaaagaaatcccaagatagtgtcttaaaaaataccaagaactaacattacttctgtgttttcaaagcaatgctattttttcttttaattttgacttggtgtcaatacaatacatttcttattgttctgtcttctttataattgttaaaatctaaatattgtctatatttattctgaattattctaatatagagaatctaaatttaactaggcctacaataaatatcagcacagtttattaccaaaaattaattgacctTTATTGCCTTTAAGAACCTTATCTATTGTCCTTGTCATATTAATAGTAATTATTCTAGTTCTAGCAGTTATATTATGAgtctaattaatattattagtaATTAGGACTAGTAGATGATACCAGTATAGCTAGATATAGCATATTATTTAGCttcaaaaatacaaacaaacaaaaacccaaatcggagagaaaacccaagatacaagattacagtctaaacaataacaaagatggctgccccttgaaatCCTGCAGAATTACCATATTCTCTTTTTCCACGctcaaaattttttattttaaaagtgaaacgATAGAAAAGTTTTCTTAAAAGTTGCTTAAGTCATTAAATGTAACATGATTTTGTATTGACATGTTTCTTACAGCTAGCTCCAGGAATGAAGGTAATTCAattataagttgttgtttttttaactacaGTAATATATATGCGGAGATACGCAAGCATACAAAgaatgtaagagagagagacagagaaaagagagagacagagaaaagagagagatagagagaaaaaaatagagagagagaagaagttatagatagaaagagagagagagagagagaacgagtgagagaaagaaaacgAAGAGGAATAGTGAtgttcaacaacaacaacaaaaaacaaaacaatggcaGCGTTGCAATTTGCACAAATAGCAATCATAATTATGAACACACCTATAATTTGGGCTGTCACCCAATGACGAAATCGATCTATGACGTTGCAACCAGTGGTCTGAAGAATTCGATAGCTAGTCACTACGTCACTGTTCTGTGGTCAGGCCTGCCAAGACGATTGGTCTCAGCATGAACGACAAAAGATACCTTCTGATCTTAGGAAACCTTAACACAAGTTTGACCAAGGAGTTCTTTGAAACTTGATTTCAACGCGAGATCTAGGACGATTCATTAAATTcacaaaaatgaataaaattgaaCTTTTCAGAAAATGCCCGCTTTAACCGTTCTTGAGTTTAGCTTTTATTCCCAATCCTCGCCCAGCGGGACACATTCGCCCATTAGGAGTTCAAATCTGGCACCTCAAAACGTTCGCCTATAGTGTACAATGAAGCCGTAGATAAAGGCTCTATTgggctgcttttttttttcataagacaCGTGACACGTGTAGAAAGTGTGTATCCTCCCCTACCTCCGGCTGAAAAAGAAACCGACACGGGAAATGAatcttttcattgtttacagatatggctaaatttgttgggttttgttccctttacataattatacatttaatttctcccatacccTTTCTCGGATTAGGTTGagacattaaataattatttattgtttctaatAAATCATGAATCCATTGAAAAGTTAACcacttagtcaattaattattggtaactaataattttgtttaaaattgaaaGTGTCTAATAACTTCATAAttgatatatattgttgtaagtaTGGAggatttgaaaaatattttacttattcttgtaatagatttaatttcaatcattttatttattcacagGTGAATCAGCAGTTTATTTACATTCACTGAATTGTGTGACAATATTTGCTTTTATCACTATGTTGACATGTCATTGATATGTCAGTTGTGAAACATATCTAGtgaataaagacatttaaaatacaACGGGCTTGTTTCTTGTAACAGAATACATTAAAATGCCAttggtttgtaaaatgtttcgcATGTCCTTTCTGAGtcgaagataatttacttcctagtccaaaactcACACATGACtactggggatgggagcgggcagggtttgaacccgggaccttcaataagtccgaacgacagtccagtgcgcaccgtacgaccaggcagccatgccGACCAAGCAgtcatcattttaaatattaaagttatacaatttttaaactgtatctaatttcccttttttctaTTCACTATGTCTATCGGTGAGGTTCAAatcttgaacacgttatttctcccacttcccattctcggatcaaattgacgctttgtacaattattcctTGTCTAATACAGTACTGgaataataaattaaacaaaaacatttataagtgataattaattacttttgttgtttttgtatattataaaaaaggaGATACATTTTGCAGCACTGAGAGATATGGCAGTGATTGTTC
Coding sequences within it:
- the LOC106077049 gene encoding uncharacterized protein LOC106077049 isoform X1, which codes for MDLVQHIMDTILIFALALTEVLAQRSIINKDRFDVNGTFFLECDMDKFNVFSKHRSIVELAIERKLFGQFHYELMAKSILFPTSVSEQKQQYIPSGRQWNVEFYGIWDRDNFDTIKVTIDVRDASCEDVGEYRCYYLHSESLDFYHTKEFPLTLNQPITNHIITLEPRNSNNTNVNSAIFEVGRNVKLSCSFEGAPMIVSDWSFIKYSSGPQKNAILSLPAVAVATYDGCIRYAYRNKLIFSVSPFFYGVRYTCSVFYESRVLSYADFIIYATTFASSRNEGESAVYLHSLNCVTIFAFITMLTCH
- the LOC106077049 gene encoding uncharacterized protein LOC106077049 isoform X2, giving the protein MMVQHIMDTILIFALALTEVLAQRSIINKDRFDVNGTFFLECDMDKFNVFSKHRSIVELAIERKLFGQFHYELMAKSILFPTSVSEQKQQYIPSGRQWNVEFYGIWDRDNFDTIKVTIDVRDASCEDVGEYRCYYLHSESLDFYHTKEFPLTLNQPITNHIITLEPRNSNNTNVNSAIFEVGRNVKLSCSFEGAPMIVSDWSFIKYSSGPQKNAILSLPAVAVATYDGCIRYAYRNKLIFSVSPFFYGVRYTCSVFYESRVLSYADFIIYATTFASSRNEGESAVYLHSLNCVTIFAFITMLTCH